From the Sphingobacteruim zhuxiongii genome, the window CTATCAACTATGATGGAGTGAAAACAAGAAATTACGGGGGCACAACGTTTTTAATAAACTCTTTGATTAACGGAGAAATGACACCTGTAAACTATGGTGTTCCCACTGGTGGTTGGGGCGGTAACCGTTCAACAAAAGCAGTTCCTACCGCATTTCCAGATTATAGTGGCAAAACGGATAAGCGCGCCATGTTCTTTGGCGATAAGCTGGAGAATGATGAGTTAGGCGAGTTTAAAGATGGGCTTCGCGTTACGAAGTTTAAGAACGTGAAATCGAATGGTACGCCTGGAGCATCGCAAGGAGGAACATTCAGCTCATTGGATTTTCCATTGTTCCGATTGGCAGATGTTTATTTAATGTATGCTGAGGCGGTATTGAGAGGAGGAACAGGTGGTTCAACTGCGCAAGCCTTAGGTTATTTTAATCAAATCAGAACAAGGGCCTATGGAAATGCAACCGGTAATGCCTCGGCAATTACTTTGGACGATATTCTGAACGAAAGAATGAGAGAGCTTTATTTCGAAGGCTATCGCAGAACGGACTTAATCCGATTCGGGAAATTTACAGGTAGCAATTATATCTGGCCATGGAAAGGTGGCGTTAAAGACGGAAGATCAATCGAGAGTTTTAGAGCGCTTCTTCCACTACCATCGTCCGATGTTATTGCCAATACGAACTTAACTCAAAACCAAGGCTATTAACATTAACACAAGAAATTATGAACCTTATTAATAGACTTCTGATCTTATTTTGCTTAAGTAGCGTGCTATTTGTATCCTGCGAAAAGGATGAAGTGAAAACTATAGCAAAAGACGGGCAATCAGGAAACCTGACTAGCTCGACAACGAATGTTGCCCTTACTAAAGCAACATTGAATAGCAAGGTTATCGAATTTACGCACACAAACTCTGACTTTGGGTATAATGCGGGGATTACGTACTCCTTACAATTTGGACTAAAAGGGACCAACTTTACTCCAGCGAGAGAGACTGTATTTGAAAATGGAGTAACAATGAAATCCTACACCGGTCTAGAGTTAAATAATCTACTTTCTGCAATGAACCTTTCGTTCGATGAAGACTCCGATGTTGAAGTTCGTTTGAAATCTAGTATTTCTAATAGTATTGCTGTCTACAGTAATGTTGTTAATATCAAATCAAAACCTATCCCGTTAACGTCTTGGATTTATCTTCCTGGTGCATATCAAGGTTGGGATCCCGCAACCGCAGATAGTTTAGTTTCTGCAACTGGAAATGGAATTTACACAGGTATTCTGCGTTTCCCAGCGAAAGATTCTGAATTCAAGATTACAACAGCGAAGAACTGGAATGTAAATTTTGGAGATGGTGGAAATGGAACTATTAGTCCAACGGGAGGCAACTTTAAATCAATCGCTGCGGGTACATTACTAATTACCATGGACATGAATAGCAATACATGGACAATGGAGGCCGCACCAACTTGGGGAATGATTGGTGATGCGGTTCCTAATTCTAACTGGGCTGTTGATGCAGACATGAAGTTTGTGAACGATGGTGCCGGTAATTGGGTATTAAAAACGGTGTTAAATCCAGGGAAATTCAAATTCCGTAGAAATCATGATTGGGGAACCAACCTTGGCGGAAGTGGTGGCATATTAACCCTTGCGGGAGCAGATATTGCAATTACTGAAGCGGGAACTTATACCGTGACTATGAATCCAACCGCATTGACTTTTTCAATTGTTAAAAACTAAACAACAAACAAATATGAGGATCGTTATTGCCATAATCTTTATTTGCTTCCATCTGGTCTCCTTTGCACAGGTAAATCGGATAGAACCGCTGAACTGGTGGGTAGGCATGAATAACCCAAATGTTCAACTTTTGATCTATGGCGATAACATCTCAAAAAAAACCGTTGAGATCGATTATACGGGCGTGGAACTGATTAATCAACACAAAGTTGAAAATCCTAATTACTTGTTTTTAGATCTCAAGATTCTACCAACGGCAAAGGCTGGAAATATTTCTCTTTTGTTTAAAGAGCAGGGAAAGAAAACTTTTGTTAAGAAGTATGAGCTGAAATCTCGTGATGAATCAAAGCGTGCGTTGCAAGGCGTAAATGCATCTGACTTTGTGTATTTGATTATGCCAGATCGATTTGCAAACGGTGATCCCTCAAACGATCGTGTGAAAGGAATGGCAGACCAGTCGCTCAATCGAGATAGTATGTATTATCGACATGGCGGGGATTTACAGGGAATCATCAATAATTTAGATTACCTACAAGAATTGGGCGTAACAGCGTTGTGGTTAAATCCGGTGCTTACGAATGATCAGCCATTGACATCTTATCATGGTTATGCAAATACGGAGAGTTATCATGTTGATCCTAGATTTGGAGGGAATGAGGCTTACCGTAAACTGATCGATGCCTGTCATAAGCGCGGGATTAAAATGATTCAAGATTTGGTCCACAATCACTTCGGAACCGAACATTATACAATTAAAGATATGCCCATGAAAGATTGGGTACATCAATGGAATACGTTTACCAAAACGAATTATAGGGAGCAAGTTCACATGGATCCCTACGCCGCAAAATCGGATAAAGACATCATGTTAAATGGTTGGTTTGATCGACATATGCCCGATATGAACCAAGACAATCCTTATGTGAAAAATTACATCACGCAAAGCCATATTTGGTGGATTGAAGAGATGGGAATTGACGGATTTCGATTAGATACCTATGCGTACAATGACTTAGCATTTATGTCTGAATGGGGTAAAGCAATCGATGCTGAATATCCAAAGATGACATATTTCGGGGAGACGTGGGTTCATGGGATTCCAAATCAAGCCTACTTTACCAAGTCGAACCGGATTAATCAAGGAATTGATACAAAATTGCAAGGGGTTACTGATTTTCAAGCCTATTGGGCTATTAACGAAGCACTGAATGGCAAGTTTGGATGGATGGACGGCGTCGTTCGTCTGTATAATACTTTTGCGAGCGATTTCATGTATGAAGACCCTTATCAGAACGTTGTCTTCCTCGATAATCATGATCTAAGTCGGTATTTATCTGTCGTTGGTGAAGATTTTAACAAATATAAGTCTGGAATCGCTTGGTTATTAACTACGCGCGGGATACCACAACTGTATTACGGTACCGAGATCCTAATGAAAAACTTTGCAAGTCCAGATGGCTTGGTTCGAGAAGATTTTCCTGGAGGCTGGTCGAAAGACAAAGCGAATAAATTTAATCGAGCAGGACGTTCTGAAAAGGAGAATGAAGCATTTGACTACGTGAAAACGCTAGCAAATTACAGGAAGAATAATCCGGTTTTACAGGATGGGAAAATGTTGCAATATATACCAGAGGATGGCATTTATGTTTATTTCCGCTATGATGATCATAAGCGTATAATGATTGTGATGAATAGTAAACAGGAAGCGATTAATCTCCAAACCAAACGGTTTCAAGAGGGAATTGCTGGACGTCAGCAGGCGATTAATATCGTCACTGGGGCGCAAATAAATAGTTTAGAAGAGCTTGCTATTCCTGCAGTTAGTACGCAGGTGTTTGAGTTAAAAAAATAGTAGAATGGGATTAGAAGCATGTTTATTTGATCTTGATGGAGTTTTAGTAGATACAGCGAAGTATCATTTCTTGGCCTGGAAGAAATTAGCGAACTCGTTAGGATTTGATTTTAGTGAGCAACAAAACGAACAGCTAAAGGGAATCAGTCGGGTGGAGAGTTTGAGGAAAATACTTTCATGGGGAGGGTTAGATATTCCACAGCAAAGGCAGAATGAGTTAGCGAGTTTGAAAAACAGTTGGTATGTAGATATGATCGCTAATATGAGGCACGAAGATTTGCTGCCGGGCGCTGTTGAATTACTGAACGAGCTACGAAGCAATCACGTAAAAATTGCTTTGGGTTCAGCCAGCAAGAATGCAAAACTCATTTTAGATAATACGAGGCTTACCCCATATTTCGACGCGCTTGTGGATGGAAATATAGTGAGTCAGTCAAAACCTGATCCCGCGGTTTTCTTAAAAGGTGCCGAATTGTTGCAGGTATTGCCGTCTGCCTGTGTGGTGTTTGAAGATGCTGTAGCAGGTGTGGAGGCAGCGCTCCGAGGAAATATGAAAACCATTGGAATAGGAGACCAAAGGGAGTTAGCAAAAGCTCATCTAGTCGTTGACGATTTAACACACATTGATTTGAAGACCATTCAAAATCTGTTTTAGTATATACCTTATTATTGAGTTTATGAAAAATTACATCCAAGCCGATCCATGGAATATTATTGAAGAGGGATTTGACCCTAGCCTAAATAAAATATCCGAAAGTTTATTTAGTATCGGTAATGGTAAAATGGGGCAAAGAGCAAATTTCGAGGAGGCTTATTCCGGCGAGACTTTGCAAGGCTCTTATGTTGCTGGAATTTATTTTCCAGATAAGACTAGAGTGGGATGGTGGAAGAATGGCTATCCTCCAACTTTCGATAAAGTTATTAATTCAACGAATTGGATTGGTCTTGATATCTACATCGACGACGAGCGGTTAGATTTGGCAAAGTGCAAGATAAAGCAATTCAAGCGAGTGTTAAATATGCAAGAAGGCTATTTACAAAGAACATTCGTTGTGGAGTTATCAGGATCAAGAACAATCGACGTGAATAGCATTCGTTTTTGTAGTATCGCTGATGATGAGATTGCGGCTATTCAGTATAGCATCACTCCTTTAAACTTTGATGCTAAACTTAAAGTGCTGTCAATCGTTGATGGTGATATTGTTAACCAAGACAGCAATTATGATTTTAAGTTTTGGGATGCTGTAAAAGACCATTCCTCTGAAAACGGTATTTTCTTGCAAACGAAAACTTTAAAAACTGGTTTCGAATTGTGTGTCGGTGCGAAGACTGAATTGTTTAGTGATGGACACCTCGTGATTCCAACTGAAAAGGTAGTTAAGAAGCAGGAGAAATGGATTGCAGAAGAGTTTATTTTGGAACTTAATGCCGGTAATACCATTAACATCGTGAAAATAGCGTGTGTTCAGTCCTCATTAAATCATTCTGTAGATCAATTAATTTCTTCTTGCGAAGAGAAACTTGCTGTAGCAAGTCGGGTCGGTTTTGATAAACTTAGAGAACATCAAAAGCTTGCTTGGGCTAATAAATGGGAGCAGAGTGATATTAAAATTGAGGGGGATATCAAGGCGCAACAAGCGATACGCTTTAATATCTTTCAGCTTTTCCAAACTTATACTGGCACAGACTCTAGACTGAATATCGGTCCTAAAGGATTTACGGGAGAAAAATATGCTGGAGCAACCTATTGGGATACCGAGGCCTACTGTATTCCATTCTATTTATCAACAGCACCTCAAGAGGTGGGTAGAAATTTATTAGTATATCGGTATAACCATCTGCAAAAGGCTATTGAAAACGCAGAAATGTTAGGGTTCAAAAATGGTGCAGCATTGTATCCTATGGTGACAATGGATGGTACGGAGAGCCATAACGAATGGGAAATTACATTTGAAGAGATTCATAGAAATGGCGCCATTGCCTATGCTATTCATAATTATATAACGTATACGCAAGATTGGGACTATCTTGCCGAATATGGGCTGGAGGTTTTAATCGCCATTGCCCGATTCTGGAAGCAGCGAGTGAATTGGAGTGAAGACCGAAAAAAGTATGTTATACTTGGTGTGACCGGACCGAATGAGTATGAAAACAACGTTAATAACAACTGGTATACGAACTATTTAGCCGTTTGGTGTTTAAACTATACCCGAGAAGCATTGGACTATGTGAATGCACATAATCGCTCGCGTTATGAGGAAATTTTAAAATCTATTGATTTCATTCCTGTGGAGATCGAGCAATGGAAAGATATCGCTGATAATATGTATTTCCCATATCATGAAGAGCTAAATATTTATCTACAACAGGACGGATATTTAGATAAAGAGCAGTTGTTGGTGAAAGATCTTCCAGCTTCAGAAAGACCTTTAAATCAAAAGTGGAGTTGGGATAGAATTCTTAGATCATGTTTTATCAAACAAGCGGATGTGCTTCAAGGGATGTATTTCTTCGAGGATGATTTTGATCTAGCTGATTTGCGAAGGAATTTTGATTTTTATGAACCGCGAACAGTGCATGAGAGTTCATTGTCGCCATGTATCCACAGTATTTTGGCGGCCAAGCTAAATGATGAGGCTCGAGCTTATGAGTTCTATTTGCGAACCGCACGCCTTGATCTAGATGATTATAACAATGATACGGAAGACGGTTTGCATATTACATCGATGGCAGGTACATGGATGAGTATCGTGCAGGGCTTCGCCGGAATGCGCGTGAAGAATAATCAATTGTATTTTCAGCCTTTCCTTCCAGAGCAGTGGAAGTCCTTTACATTTAATATCGGTTTTAGAGAGAAAATTTTATCTATTCAAATTGACAAGGAGACTATCGAGATAACAAATAGTTCAACGGAATCCTTGTCCGTCACAGTAGGTCATTCACAATATGAGATTGAAGGTACTAGTTCATTAATAATACGGTTGTAAATTTTACTTTTTAAAGTATGTAAATTAAGAAAGGCAGTTGATTAGACTGCCTTTTTTATTAGTATCGTGCGAATAGCAAGTTGAGCAATCCGCCAATCTTATTATGAATGTTAATTATCTAAGCTTGTTAAGTCTTGTTTTTAAGGTCGTTTCATTATTTACACTGACTTTATAAACGATCAGACTATCTTATAGGCCTAAAATTTTTCTGTTAAACGCCTCATCTGTACCTGTCGCGGCGAAATCATCAAAAGCTTTGTCCGTTACTTTGATAATATGGTTTTTGATAAATTCCGCACCTTCTATTGCACCGTCGACACTGTTTTTCAATGCACACTCCCATTCGAGTACAGCCCATCCCTCATAGTCGTAAGCTGCAAGTTTACTAAAGATACTTTTGAAATCAACTTGACCGTCACCTAAAGAACGGAAGCGTCCCGCTCGTTCAACCCAACCGCTATATCCACCATACACCCCCTGTTTTCCTGTAGGGTTAAACTCTGCATCTTTTACGTGGAACATTTTGATACGCTCATGGTAATAATCAATATAAGATAGATAGTCCATGCCTTGTAATAATAAATGCGAAGGATCGTACAATAGGCAGGCGCGTGGATGGTTATCCGCAGCTTCTAAGAAGCGCTCGTAACTAACACCATCATGTAAATCTTCACCTGGATGGATTTCGTAACAAAGATCGACGCCATGCTTGTCGAACTCGTTTAATATGGGGAGCCAACGATTCGCCAATTCTTTGAATCCTGTTTCTACGAGTCCCGCTGGGCGTTGTGGCCAAGGGTATACCATATGCCATAGTAATGATCCAGAAAAGGTAGCATGAGCATTTAAGCCCAAATTTGCGGAAGCCATCGCAGCATATTTCAATTGCTGAGTTGCCCATTCTGTTCTCGCCTTCGGGTTATTCCTAACTGCTGCAGGTGCAAAACCATCAAATAGTTCGTCGTAAGCAGGATGTACAGCAATTAATTGACCTTGTAAATGTGTCGATAGTTCAGATATTTCTAGACCAATTTCAAGAAGTTTGCCTTTTATTTCATCGGCATAGGTTTTACTCTCTGCTGCTTGTTGTAAGTTGAAAAAGGAGGGGTCGTTCGTTGGTATTTGAACAGCTTTATAGCCTAAAGCTTGTGCCCATTTTCCAATATTTTCTAAAGTGTTATAGGGCGCTTCTTCTGCTATAAATTGAGCTAAAAATATCCCTGGACCTTTCAGTGTTTTCATACGGGTTTATGTTTTGCTAAATATAGTGAATTTTAAATTTCTAGCTCGTGAAGCTTGCTGAAACTAATTGTAACAAACGTTAAAATCTTATGTATTCAATTAATTGGCATAATGATTGGAACTGTCCCTTCATAATAAAGATGTTTAACTAGAGGAATGAAACTATGAAAAAGGTAATGATGCTATTATTTGTTGCGATTAGCTTGGCTTCTTGTAGCAAGGATACGTTAGATAGTATCGAGCGCGATACAGCGCAGAACATTATCCGTATTAACAAGTGGTATGATGTTATTAAGACAGTAAGTGTTGCAGGTACGGCAGATGTTTCTACAGTACTTGTGGGTACAGGCGATAATAACTACATGGAATTTAGATCAAATAACAATGCTTATATCATGAAGTCAGATCAAAGCTGGTCAGATCCTATTCCTTACAAATTAGAAGGTGAGAAAGTAATGTGGTTTGATGGAGTTGAGTATCAAATCCAAGAAAGTATTATTTCTACGGTTGCAAAATTCACGTTGAAACGTGTTGATGGCCCTACAACTACCATAATACAATTTAGAAGACGTTAAATACAAACTTAAGATGAGAGCTGAGGCTGCCCTTTTTGGGTGGCCTTTTTTATTGCTTGTTTTTTGCTTCAATCCATAAGGACATATATTTCGTTGCACTAAATTGATTCGTCCAAAGGATTTGCCCTAGGATATTCTTTCTTCTATGCGCCTCGATGTGTTCTTTCAAATACTCGATTCTTTGAAAAAAAGCATCGAAATATGCGCCAGAATGAAGCTTATTCAATAGTTCTCTTCCATTTGAAGCCGCTTCTTCCCAGGTCAATTGATCCTCGTATAGTCGAATACATTTTTCAACAAACTCATCCACGTCCTCAACGATATAGCCATTCCATTGTTCTGAATAAGCAAACCCTTCTGCTCCAATTGCGCTTGTAACAGAAGGAGTGCCGGCCCGTAATGCATCGATGAATTTACCTTTTAAACCGGCTCCGAATGGAATTGGAGCAATAAGCGCACGATATTTTGATATGGACTCTATAGCATTTGTTGCGCGGCCTTTAATGATAAAGCCTTCTTTTGGCTTGTTTAATTCCCAAACTTTTTGACTTGGGTAGGCTCCATAGATATGTAATTCCGCTGCTGGTAATGCTTTTCGGATTTTAGGCCATAACTCTTTTAAAGCTAAGACAGTTCTCCAATTTGGTTCGTGTATAAAATTCCCGATAAATACGAAGTTCTTCCGTTCGCTAAAGTCAATATCCATAGGATTTTCGTCTCCAACAAAAAATGGAAGCAATTGCAATAAGTACGATTGTATATTTAATTGGCTTTTTAGGGTTTCGATTTCAATCGTAGAAATAATAAGGGACATATCGCACCTCAGGATGGACGCCAACTCGCGTTTAGCATGTTCATTATAATATAAGTCGTTGGAAAGCGGGACGTCACTTTTATAAGCTTCTTGACGGGCATAACGAATAAAATGTAAATCCTCCGTGTCTAGAATCAGTAAGGCTGTAGGACAGATTGCTTTTACGCGCCAACTGTATTGCTCTTCAATCATGAAGCGATCAAATAATACGATGTCTGGCTGTAATGTTTCAATAAAAGCGTCGAACGAACTGTCGTTTAGTTGAATTATGTGCTCTTTAACATCTAGATCAATTAGTGGAAATGAGTGTTCAGATTTGCATGCAGCACATGCGAAATGCATTTCATAACCACGCAAAAGAAAGTTGTTAATTAATTCCAGCATTCGCCATCCAGCGGCAGATGACGTTGGTTCGGGCCAAACTAAACCGATTACTAAAACACGCTTACTCATTTTGCAAATTAACATAATTAGGTTGACTCCATTGGATGAATTTTGTTTTTGTACCTTTGCATCATAATTTGAAAGCTATGTTAGGATTAAAATTATTGACCGATCCGCGTTGGGCAAATATTGCGGAGTCTAACTTGGAAGAAATTTTAACAGACCACGCTTGGTGTGAGCAGAAAGCAGCATCTAATGCAATCTCGCTTATTACACAGAACTCTGAATATGCTGATCTAGTTCATGAATTGACAGCAATTGCGATAGAGGAAATGGAACACTTTAAGATGGTAATTGACATTATCGAAGAACGTGGTTATACCTTGGGCAGAGAGCGCAAGGACGACTATGTTGGCCGTTTAATGAAGTTCGCGAAGAAAGATGGTTCCCGTAACCAAGCTTTTATCGATCGACTGTTGTTTGCAGCAATGATTGAAGCGAGAAGTTGCGAGCGTTTCAGGGTGTTATCAAAGAATATAGAAGATAAAGACTTGGCGAAATTCTATCATGATTTGATGGTTTCAGAAGCAAATCATTATACGACTTTCTTAAATTTTGCGAAGAAATACACTGTTGATGTTGACGTGGATAAACGTTGGAAGGAATGGCTTGATTTCGAAGGAGAGCTGATTCAATCGTATGGAACGAAAGAACAAATTCATGGATAATACTTTCTTATCATATATCAATGTATAGCCTGTTTATTCAGGCTATTTTTGTTTTATCATTTAAGGAATAAGATATGGAATTAGGAATTGGAATGTTTGGCGATTTACAGATAAATCCACAAACAGGCGAAATACAAAATACACAAGTACGTTTAAAAGAAATCATCGAAGAGATAAAATTGATGGATGAG encodes:
- a CDS encoding SusE domain-containing protein translates to MNLINRLLILFCLSSVLFVSCEKDEVKTIAKDGQSGNLTSSTTNVALTKATLNSKVIEFTHTNSDFGYNAGITYSLQFGLKGTNFTPARETVFENGVTMKSYTGLELNNLLSAMNLSFDEDSDVEVRLKSSISNSIAVYSNVVNIKSKPIPLTSWIYLPGAYQGWDPATADSLVSATGNGIYTGILRFPAKDSEFKITTAKNWNVNFGDGGNGTISPTGGNFKSIAAGTLLITMDMNSNTWTMEAAPTWGMIGDAVPNSNWAVDADMKFVNDGAGNWVLKTVLNPGKFKFRRNHDWGTNLGGSGGILTLAGADIAITEAGTYTVTMNPTALTFSIVKN
- a CDS encoding glycoside hydrolase family 13 protein; the encoded protein is MRIVIAIIFICFHLVSFAQVNRIEPLNWWVGMNNPNVQLLIYGDNISKKTVEIDYTGVELINQHKVENPNYLFLDLKILPTAKAGNISLLFKEQGKKTFVKKYELKSRDESKRALQGVNASDFVYLIMPDRFANGDPSNDRVKGMADQSLNRDSMYYRHGGDLQGIINNLDYLQELGVTALWLNPVLTNDQPLTSYHGYANTESYHVDPRFGGNEAYRKLIDACHKRGIKMIQDLVHNHFGTEHYTIKDMPMKDWVHQWNTFTKTNYREQVHMDPYAAKSDKDIMLNGWFDRHMPDMNQDNPYVKNYITQSHIWWIEEMGIDGFRLDTYAYNDLAFMSEWGKAIDAEYPKMTYFGETWVHGIPNQAYFTKSNRINQGIDTKLQGVTDFQAYWAINEALNGKFGWMDGVVRLYNTFASDFMYEDPYQNVVFLDNHDLSRYLSVVGEDFNKYKSGIAWLLTTRGIPQLYYGTEILMKNFASPDGLVREDFPGGWSKDKANKFNRAGRSEKENEAFDYVKTLANYRKNNPVLQDGKMLQYIPEDGIYVYFRYDDHKRIMIVMNSKQEAINLQTKRFQEGIAGRQQAINIVTGAQINSLEELAIPAVSTQVFELKK
- the pgmB gene encoding beta-phosphoglucomutase yields the protein MGLEACLFDLDGVLVDTAKYHFLAWKKLANSLGFDFSEQQNEQLKGISRVESLRKILSWGGLDIPQQRQNELASLKNSWYVDMIANMRHEDLLPGAVELLNELRSNHVKIALGSASKNAKLILDNTRLTPYFDALVDGNIVSQSKPDPAVFLKGAELLQVLPSACVVFEDAVAGVEAALRGNMKTIGIGDQRELAKAHLVVDDLTHIDLKTIQNLF
- a CDS encoding family 65 glycosyl hydrolase domain-containing protein gives rise to the protein MKNYIQADPWNIIEEGFDPSLNKISESLFSIGNGKMGQRANFEEAYSGETLQGSYVAGIYFPDKTRVGWWKNGYPPTFDKVINSTNWIGLDIYIDDERLDLAKCKIKQFKRVLNMQEGYLQRTFVVELSGSRTIDVNSIRFCSIADDEIAAIQYSITPLNFDAKLKVLSIVDGDIVNQDSNYDFKFWDAVKDHSSENGIFLQTKTLKTGFELCVGAKTELFSDGHLVIPTEKVVKKQEKWIAEEFILELNAGNTINIVKIACVQSSLNHSVDQLISSCEEKLAVASRVGFDKLREHQKLAWANKWEQSDIKIEGDIKAQQAIRFNIFQLFQTYTGTDSRLNIGPKGFTGEKYAGATYWDTEAYCIPFYLSTAPQEVGRNLLVYRYNHLQKAIENAEMLGFKNGAALYPMVTMDGTESHNEWEITFEEIHRNGAIAYAIHNYITYTQDWDYLAEYGLEVLIAIARFWKQRVNWSEDRKKYVILGVTGPNEYENNVNNNWYTNYLAVWCLNYTREALDYVNAHNRSRYEEILKSIDFIPVEIEQWKDIADNMYFPYHEELNIYLQQDGYLDKEQLLVKDLPASERPLNQKWSWDRILRSCFIKQADVLQGMYFFEDDFDLADLRRNFDFYEPRTVHESSLSPCIHSILAAKLNDEARAYEFYLRTARLDLDDYNNDTEDGLHITSMAGTWMSIVQGFAGMRVKNNQLYFQPFLPEQWKSFTFNIGFREKILSIQIDKETIEITNSSTESLSVTVGHSQYEIEGTSSLIIRL
- a CDS encoding sugar phosphate isomerase/epimerase family protein codes for the protein MKTLKGPGIFLAQFIAEEAPYNTLENIGKWAQALGYKAVQIPTNDPSFFNLQQAAESKTYADEIKGKLLEIGLEISELSTHLQGQLIAVHPAYDELFDGFAPAAVRNNPKARTEWATQQLKYAAMASANLGLNAHATFSGSLLWHMVYPWPQRPAGLVETGFKELANRWLPILNEFDKHGVDLCYEIHPGEDLHDGVSYERFLEAADNHPRACLLYDPSHLLLQGMDYLSYIDYYHERIKMFHVKDAEFNPTGKQGVYGGYSGWVERAGRFRSLGDGQVDFKSIFSKLAAYDYEGWAVLEWECALKNSVDGAIEGAEFIKNHIIKVTDKAFDDFAATGTDEAFNRKILGL
- a CDS encoding glycosyltransferase, translated to MSKRVLVIGLVWPEPTSSAAGWRMLELINNFLLRGYEMHFACAACKSEHSFPLIDLDVKEHIIQLNDSSFDAFIETLQPDIVLFDRFMIEEQYSWRVKAICPTALLILDTEDLHFIRYARQEAYKSDVPLSNDLYYNEHAKRELASILRCDMSLIISTIEIETLKSQLNIQSYLLQLLPFFVGDENPMDIDFSERKNFVFIGNFIHEPNWRTVLALKELWPKIRKALPAAELHIYGAYPSQKVWELNKPKEGFIIKGRATNAIESISKYRALIAPIPFGAGLKGKFIDALRAGTPSVTSAIGAEGFAYSEQWNGYIVEDVDEFVEKCIRLYEDQLTWEEAASNGRELLNKLHSGAYFDAFFQRIEYLKEHIEAHRRKNILGQILWTNQFSATKYMSLWIEAKNKQ
- the miaE gene encoding tRNA-(ms[2]io[6]A)-hydroxylase; this translates as MLGLKLLTDPRWANIAESNLEEILTDHAWCEQKAASNAISLITQNSEYADLVHELTAIAIEEMEHFKMVIDIIEERGYTLGRERKDDYVGRLMKFAKKDGSRNQAFIDRLLFAAMIEARSCERFRVLSKNIEDKDLAKFYHDLMVSEANHYTTFLNFAKKYTVDVDVDKRWKEWLDFEGELIQSYGTKEQIHG